A part of Tessaracoccus timonensis genomic DNA contains:
- a CDS encoding fructosamine kinase family protein translates to METFRKQDSKEAIAAEAAGLLWLTDAGGAPVAELVNVGDTWLETRLLAEGFPSREDAREFGRGLAATHAAGADWWGAGPPGLGQNWEAHMPATLASEPQWESFGEFFAETKLEPYLRKARAMDASARRVVAQAVERVAAGEFDAPQPALCVERGAAVARTHGDLWGGNIVWARAASGTVGTLIDPHAHGGHAETDLAALHVFGSAHLDATMQGYQEVSPLADGWRERVPMHQLHMLLVHVVLFGAGYVGQTLAAARQVA, encoded by the coding sequence ATGGAGACGTTTCGCAAACAGGACTCGAAGGAAGCCATCGCTGCGGAGGCGGCCGGGTTGCTGTGGTTGACCGACGCGGGTGGCGCCCCCGTCGCGGAGCTGGTGAACGTGGGCGACACTTGGCTCGAGACGCGCCTGCTCGCCGAAGGGTTTCCGTCGCGGGAGGATGCGCGCGAGTTTGGCCGCGGGTTGGCTGCGACGCACGCGGCCGGTGCGGACTGGTGGGGAGCAGGCCCGCCTGGGCTCGGACAGAATTGGGAGGCGCACATGCCGGCGACGCTGGCGTCGGAGCCCCAGTGGGAGTCATTCGGGGAGTTCTTCGCCGAAACGAAGCTGGAGCCCTACCTGCGCAAGGCGCGCGCGATGGATGCCTCTGCCCGACGGGTCGTCGCCCAGGCTGTTGAACGCGTCGCAGCCGGAGAGTTCGACGCGCCCCAGCCGGCGTTGTGTGTAGAGCGCGGTGCGGCGGTGGCGCGCACGCACGGTGACTTGTGGGGCGGCAACATCGTGTGGGCACGTGCGGCGTCGGGGACGGTGGGCACGCTCATCGACCCCCACGCGCATGGCGGGCACGCTGAGACCGACCTCGCAGCGCTCCATGTGTTCGGCTCGGCGCATCTCGACGCGACGATGCAGGGCTACCAGGAGGTGAGCCCACTGGCCGACGGCTGGCGCGAACGGGTGCCCATGCATCAGCTCCATATGCTGTTGGTGCACGTGGTGCTCTTCGGCGCAGGGTATGTCGGGCAGACGCTGGCGGCCGCGCGGCAGGTTGCGTAG